A region from the Hydra vulgaris chromosome 10, alternate assembly HydraT2T_AEP genome encodes:
- the LOC136086243 gene encoding zinc finger MYM-type protein 1-like — translation MFKGDPLVASRNFCPLQVLPFCIWEEISDWPQTLTNHNIQEIVINGPVNRQLSSYPRNYDNHTSLARTGSADWRHLSQNLTRHEVSVDHIESFGNWIELKRRLQSSKTVDCLTETQLLNEIDRWDNVLKRIISIIIMMASQNIAFRGSSDKLYDENNGNFLKIVELMAEFDPIMEYHVSKAGENPNKTHYLSKNIRKEIVQLVARATREEILKIIRKAKYYSIIADCTPDASHQEQLTLIIQYLLITKHNDSVDVGIRESFFIIIDDTTGHGLERKIVASLNENKLPLEDMRGQAYDNGANMRGKNMGLQKKILDRNKRALFVSCTAHSLNLVVVDSVKVGLEIVIFFRIIKSLYNFFSGSTKRWSILESKCPSLTESLSDTRWESHIRAVKAIKENMQKIYERLPEVAKSDCDGTTKLSAESIAAKMDTLELICEIVIWHDVLNEINCTNKIRGKAPMMAYLTLKLHYSVS, via the exons ATGTTTAAAGGAGATCCTTTAGTAGCCAGCCGAAACTTCTGTCCTCTACAAGTCCTCCCTTTTTGTATATGGGAAGAAATTTCTGATTGGCCGCAGACTCTTACAAAccataatattcaagaaatagTTATAAATGGCCCTGTAAACCGTCAATTAAGCAGTTACCCAAGAAATTATGATAATC ATACTTCTCTTGCGAGAACAGGATCTGCTGACTGGAGGCATTTATCACAAAATTTAACGAGGCATGAAGTTAGTGTTGATCATATTGAAAGCTTTGGCAATTGGATCGAGTTGAAAAGAAGACTGCAAAGTTCAAAAACTGTTGATTGTTTAACGGAAACGCAACTTTTGAATGAAATTGATCGATGggataatgttttaaaaaggataATTTCCATAATCATTATGATGGCATCACAAAACATAGCATTTAGAGGATCATCTGATAAACTGTATGACGAAAATAATGGAAATTTCCTAAAAATAGTTGAACTTATGGCAGAATTTGACCCAATTATGGAATATCATGTCTCCAAAGCAGGGGAAAATCCAAACAAAACTCATTACTTAAGCAAAAATATCCGAAAAGAAATTGTTCAGTTAGTGGCTCGTGCTACTAGAGAGGAAATCCTTAAAATAATTCGGAAAGCCAAATACTACTCCATTATTGCGGATTGCACACCAGATGCCAGTCATCAGGAACAGTTAACTCTAATTATTCAATATCTACTCATAACAAAACATAACGATTCAGTGGATGTCGGCATCCGAGAgagtttctttattattattgatgaTACCACag gTCATGGATTGGAGCGAAAAATTGTGGCTTCGTTGAATGAAAATAAACTTCCACTTGAAGATATGAGAGGTCAGGCATACGACAATGGTGCAAATATGAGAGGCAAAAACATGGgcttacaaaagaaaattttagatAGAAATAAACGAGCACTCTTTGTCTCTTGTACAGCACATTCACTTaatcttgttgttgttgattctgTAAAAGTTGGATTGGAAATTGTGatatttttcagaattattaaaagtctttataactttttttccggTTCCACAAAACGTTGGAGTATTTTAGAATCGAAGTGTCCATCACTCACAGAATCTTTAAGTGATACAAGATGGGAGAGTCACATCAGAGCTGTAAAAGCGATCAAGGAAAATATGCAAAAGATTTATGAAAGGTTGCCTGAAGTTGCCAAAAGTGATTGTGATGGAACCACCAAATTATCAGCTGAATCCATTGCTGCTAAAATGGATACTTTGGAACTCATATGTGAAATTGTTATTTGGCATGATGTATTGAACGAAATAAACTGCACAAACAAAattaggggaaaggcgcctatgatggcatacttaactttgaagcttcattattcagtatcctga